A stretch of DNA from Puniceicoccaceae bacterium:
CAACCGATCCCGTCATGGGGATCTCGGGGTAGTTGGAGTGGGCGACAACCAGCTGATTCCCCAGCACAACGCCCGCATTAAAATGCACGATGGGACCTCCACGTTCACTCGACCATTCGGCCTGCAACTCGAGACTCTTCCGGTCATACTTTGCGACCGAGAGCGTTCCGATGGCATAGAGATGATCGGGACCGACAGCAACTCCCTGTGTCGCCTGTGGAGCGTGAAAACGGGAAACCTCCTCGATGCGCCAGTTCACACTTTGATCCATGTTTTGCGGAGCATCCATAGCTGCACCGGAAAGCGGAAGGAACAACAGCGCAAGCAGCCCATGCAGAAGGACTGGAATCAAGTTTCGTGATAGGATCATGCGCCGAACCATCACGATTCCAAAACCAGCGTCAACGGTCAAAAACTGGCGTTTCCGAATTGTAACCACTCAGAAACCATCACGTGACAAAGCGACGAAATTGTCTCCGTTTTCAGGGGATGAAGACAGCCTCCTGATCCAACCTTGCGTCACACTCAGGAAACGCGATGCGTGTACCACGCAATCCCTTCCACAAACATCTCCGATGCATCCACATGGCGGCGAATGTACTCCACTTCCGAAGCATTGCTTGTGAAATAATGCGACGCAGTGCGCGGCAGGTAACATCTCCAAACCGGAAAAAACTCGCGCTGTTGCAACGTGACGGGATCAGGACCCACTGACTGGGTTCGCACATAAAACGCCACTCCTTCATAGACATATTGATGAGACAAGTTTGCGATCACAGTATCACGCTCCGACGCACTTGCTGTGTAGAAATGGGCACCCGCACGTTGATTGTAGAAGCGATATACGGGTGTATTGTATTCGCTCGGTGCATATTCCACTCCAAAAGTTGGCCCCTCGTAGCGCCACTGCGGCAGATTCAAGATCACCTGCTCGAGTTCATCCCGAAAGGCCGTAAAAAAATAGGCACCCGTCGCGGGTTGATAGAAGCGTTGCACCACACTTTCATCAGAAATCCAATCGAGCCACCGCAGCTGAACTCCACTACCTTGAGGCACCTCGAACTGCAGGCGCAGCTCCGTTCTTCCCTGCTCCAGCGACAGCGGACCGACAATGGCACTGCGCCAGACACCCTCTGCAGTCTGAGGTAAATTGACATTACCCGCTTCAGCACCATTGACCCAAACCTTCACAGCAACGCCCGCTTGCTCACTCGCATAGCGCAGGCTCAGGGAATAGCTGCCCGTGGAGGGCACATCCAAGGTATAGCTCACAGCATCCCCATCTTCAATTGACGCAAGGTGCAGGCCGTTGCGTTCAGCCGAATCCGTCTCTACGTCCAGTGAACCCTGCTGATCAGAAAATGCGGCGGCACTGATGCGGCCTGGAACCGGGTGCACTGGCATGGCACTCGGGTCATCGTAGGCATAGACCCGCACGTAATCCACTTCCATGCGTTGCGGAAAGATTGAGTCATCCACACCTTCACTGCCACCCCAGTTTCCCCCGATAGCGAGGTTCAGCAGCAGGTGAAAACGCTTGTCAAAAGGCCAGGATCCCGAGTCGCCACCATCATTGGGAAATGAGAAGTAGTGAATGTCGTTGAGATAGACATCAATGCGCTCTGGAGTCCAATCGAGTCGATAGACATGGAACTGCTCATCCACAGAGGGCACCACAATGGAGTCCCCGACCTGCGTTCCGATGGAATGATTAAACTTGCCCGTGTGCACCGTAGCGTGAACACGGTTCATGTCATACCCCACGTGCTCCATGATGTCGATTTCACCACTGTCCGGCCATCCCCCATATTCCCAATCCGTAGGCAACATCCAAATCGCAGCCCAGGTTCCACGCCCTGCGGGCAGTTTCGCACGAATGTCAAACCGCCCATACAACCAATCCCCTTTGTTCACCGTGCGCAGGCGTGCTGAGGTGTATTCCCGGGTGAAACCACTGTGGGTGAAGGACTCCTTGCGCGCTTCGATGATGAGTTTTCCATCCTCCACCCATGCATTCGGTTGCGGGTGATTTGCGGGCGTGTAGTTCTGGAGTTCATTGTTTCCCCAGGCCCATTCATTGCCATCCACATCAAAACTCCACTTGTTCGGGTTCGGGGCGCCCTCGACCTCAAACTCGTCCGACCAGACCAGCGTTGTTCCTGCGGGCACATTGACTGGCACTTCTGCGCGCAGTGAAATGGCAAGAGTGAAAAGCGTTCCCATGCACAGGTGCAGGGTTTGACTGTATCGCAAAAGGCTGGAAATCCTAAGGTTGTTCTGTTGCTTCATGATAATGGGGGGTTGATCGGCTTGAACCAGAGATCAGGCTCCGTTTCACTTTCGCATCACCTGTTTGGGTGTGCGATTCTCAAAAAACAGTCCCCAGTGTTTTTCCGCACCGTGCGGATTCCCGGGGTCTCCCTTCCAGGGTTCATCAAAGGCTTCAAAGAAAAAGACGGTCATCTGATTTTCCAGCGCCAACTGCTGAAGTTCCCTGTAGTAGCACTCCTGCTGGAGTTCTCCCGCACGGTCACCAAACTCGCTGGCAGTCGTCGCCCACCCCGCTTCCAAAACCGCAATCCGTGCTTCAGGCAAGGCCGCATGCACGGCTTTGAGATTTTCCACAGTGTAGCCCAATCCTTGCTCAATGGATTTCCCCTCCCAGACCGGATAGCTGTGAACCCCGATGAAATCCAGCTCTCGAGCGAGTCCGGCTCCCTCCTGTATCCACCACTCATAGTTCTCCGCAACCGTGACTTCCTGCGGAACCGCTGCCTTGACCCTGCGCACAAGTTCAATCACTCGCTCCACCGTCATCATGTGATCGTTCCAATTCACCAAAGCCTCATTGCCTACGTTGATCGCCACTACAATTCCCGGAAATCGCAGCGCCAGCCCGATGCCCTTGTCCACAGCCGCATCATTGCGAATGCGGTTGGCAGATAGCTGTGCAGCTGGGATCGGTTCGGTGAGCCACGGGCAGCCCTCATGATTGCTGACTTCAGCATCCAGCCACACGCCAAGCAGCACTTGCATGGGCAGGGCATGCTCAGCGATCAGCTCCAGCGTGCGCTCGGTATTCTCCGCAGTGTCGTACATGCGAATCAAGCGAAAGCCATGATCAATCAAAAGGTGGAGATCCTCGAGGATCTGCGCATCGCTCGGGTTGATCGCTCCGTCACCCCGGTCCGGATGCTGACCTTCCCGAAATCCAGAGTATGCCACCGCCCAGTGCTGCCCGGCAATGAGCGCGTCAGCAGTTTGCTCAAACGCTTGTATCCCCGTTTGCGGAATCAACGATATCAACCAAAACCAACAGAGCCATCGGGTTCTCTTCATGTCCGTCAATGTATTCAGCATAGAATGAAAATCAATGCAAATACACAGCGCTGTCCAAAAGAAAAACCTGCCGGGCATTTCCGACAGGTTTTTCTCTGAAAACAGCTGATAACGTCGAAATCAGAATACAAAGCCAGCTTGGAGCCTCCATGACAGGCCTGATTCATAAACATAACCATAAAGGTCCTTGTCGTCTGTCAGGTTGTCAACATTGAGCTGCAGGTAGACCGGGCGCTCCTTCCACTCAAAATCATAGCGAGCCATGGCGTTGAGCAGCAACTTCGTGTCGGTGTAGAGCTTGATACGGTTGCCATTCAGGTCCGTTACCGCATCACCCGAAACCGTGAATCCCGAGAGGTACTCGCGCTCGCTCTGGTAGGTGCCACCAAAGCCGAGCTTCAACCCTTCCAATACACCGCTGTCGAATTTGTAGCTGGTCCAGAATCCAAAGTCATGCTCCGGAGTATCGTCCAGGCTTTCTCCATTGGTGGTCGCGGGACCGCCCGTCCATGTGGAAGTGTCGGATGGATCCGTATAAGCTTCTTCCTTGGATACTCCCTGCAGTCCCCAGTTGCCATCCGGAAAATACCAGATCGCCCAACGATCCTGCGGGTAGGGATACTTTGGAAACTTTCCGGCATCGACTACCTTGCGTTCCGTGTTCGCGTAGTTCAACAGCAGTTGCCAGTTGTCCGTCAGTGAAAACAGGAACTGGATTTCGTAACCCTTGGATTCGGTCACACTCACAATATCGGCAAAATAGTCGACATCCCCTGCTGCCCAGTCCTGAGAGGCATTGTTTGCAGGGGTTCCATTCACCGAACTTCCGGCAAACATCCAACCCGGCCAACCGTTCTGTGAACCCCATTCGTAGATGGCGTCAAGATAGGCTGCTCCAGCAGTGTCGTTGCCATTGCCGTCCAACACGGTGATATAGGTCTGGCCATCCACGACCTGCACCATCCCCGCATTCTGAGCTGCGGTAAACAGCGCCAGGTTATCGGTATGCGACTGGTTGTTGGTCACATCCGAAATGTTGTAAACCGTCGGCTTTGTCGGATCGTACCGCCCCTTGGCTGGTGCAGGTGCCCACCACAGGCTCAAGGTCGAAGCACCGGTGACCTTGATTTCATACATGCTCATGGTCGCCGCGATCCGCCCATCGAGCAGGTTCAGCTTGACGCCGATTTCCTCACTCTCGGCTTTGGTTGCACTGATGGCATTGCCATATCCGTCACGCTTCCCGTCAAAGTTGGGTTCGAGTCCTTCAGACTTCAGACCAAACACGCTCAGACCTTCAATGAGTTCGATACTCAATCCAATCTGGGTGGTGTCCTCCGACTGTGCTTCGGGATCGCGGAAGTTACTGCTCGTCTGCACTCCACCTTCAAAGGTGTAATCCGTCAAATACTGGTCGTTGCGGTCACGGCGCATGCCATAAATTGCCGTAATGCGCTCATTCCAGAAACGTCCCTGCCATACACCATAGTAGCCCTGATTGTAGGAAATCGCATCGTTGCGATTCGTCGGAAGCAACGGAGAAAAGGCCTTCACGCCACTTGCAGTTCCATTGTCCTGAATGCCCTCTCCAAAACGGATCAGCGAGCGATCATCAGGACTCCGGTAGAGGAAGGATGAGTGATTGCCTGCTCCCGAAGTAAAACTTTGAGACTCATAGGTTGCCTTCAGATCCGACATGCCCAGAAGAAACATATGCGATTGGTTCAGCCAGCTCGAATCTTCAAAAAAGTTGGCCTGGTAATTCAGTTCCACTTTCACCTCTTCACGGGTGCGCTCAATGGACTGATCCTGCCACATGTAAATCAAGGAGGCATTGGTCAGCGTGCGATCATCTTCGTCGTCACCGTTGAAAATCTCGCCGTCGAAGACCGGGTCGCCATTGGCAAGTTCGAAGGGACGCACGTTAATCGTCGCCCACAGGTCACTCGGTCCCTGATCACGAACATAGGAGTTATTCACGATATCGCGCTTTTCGATCTCAACCTTGGCGCGATTGTAACCCACCATCATGTTTAGATCCTTCAAGATGCGATGCTCGGCTTCGATCAGAATGTTCGAAGTGTCGTTCTGAATGAAGGTGTCCGGACCCGACAGGCGAAACGTGCGGTTGTCCACATCGTCAAACACGACAAAACCTGCCTTCTGCAAACGACCTTGCTGCCCGATGACATTGTTCAGATCATCCAGATCACCACGGGCGCGCATGGTCTGAAACCCAATCCCGTTGGTACGATCATATCCCAGCTCGAGGTCCAGGGTGATTTTGGTGTTCTCAAACGGTTTGTAAACCAGAACGGGTGAAATAAACCAGCTCTCCCGATTCTGCACATCAGTCCAGTGCTCCGAGTCTTCAACCGACGCCGTCACGCGATAGCCCAGTTTGTCACTGATCGGTGCCGTATTGTCGAGTGTTGCCCGATACTGGCTGTCCGATCCGATCAGAGCGGTAACCGCTGTGAAACTCTCCTCAAGCGGGCGCTTTGGCAGATAGTTCACAATGCCACCAAAATTTCCAATACCATACAGCAATGCGGCAGGTCCGCGCACGACTTCAATACGATCAATATTCACCGAATCGGATGCGTGCTGCCGACGAAATCCTTTGCGAAGCGAGG
This window harbors:
- a CDS encoding carbohydrate-binding protein, encoding MEVDYVRVYAYDDPSAMPVHPVPGRISAAAFSDQQGSLDVETDSAERNGLHLASIEDGDAVSYTLDVPSTGSYSLSLRYASEQAGVAVKVWVNGAEAGNVNLPQTAEGVWRSAIVGPLSLEQGRTELRLQFEVPQGSGVQLRWLDWISDESVVQRFYQPATGAYFFTAFRDELEQVILNLPQWRYEGPTFGVEYAPSEYNTPVYRFYNQRAGAHFYTASASERDTVIANLSHQYVYEGVAFYVRTQSVGPDPVTLQQREFFPVWRCYLPRTASHYFTSNASEVEYIRRHVDASEMFVEGIAWYTHRVS
- a CDS encoding glycosyl hydrolase; the protein is MKRTRWLCWFWLISLIPQTGIQAFEQTADALIAGQHWAVAYSGFREGQHPDRGDGAINPSDAQILEDLHLLIDHGFRLIRMYDTAENTERTLELIAEHALPMQVLLGVWLDAEVSNHEGCPWLTEPIPAAQLSANRIRNDAAVDKGIGLALRFPGIVVAINVGNEALVNWNDHMMTVERVIELVRRVKAAVPQEVTVAENYEWWIQEGAGLARELDFIGVHSYPVWEGKSIEQGLGYTVENLKAVHAALPEARIAVLEAGWATTASEFGDRAGELQQECYYRELQQLALENQMTVFFFEAFDEPWKGDPGNPHGAEKHWGLFFENRTPKQVMRK
- a CDS encoding TonB-dependent receptor plug domain-containing protein, whose product is MTQRILKNSILACSLMGMCGLLSYAQETQNDEEDVYELSPFEVNTEGDRGYYASNSISGSRINIALQDMPMPIEVITSEFIEDTGSIDLRESLRYSAGIILQSQNDAGVGLDGVPGGVHNGEGATANLTNTTIKVRGFVTDSSLRKGFRRQHASDSVNIDRIEVVRGPAALLYGIGNFGGIVNYLPKRPLEESFTAVTALIGSDSQYRATLDNTAPISDKLGYRVTASVEDSEHWTDVQNRESWFISPVLVYKPFENTKITLDLELGYDRTNGIGFQTMRARGDLDDLNNVIGQQGRLQKAGFVVFDDVDNRTFRLSGPDTFIQNDTSNILIEAEHRILKDLNMMVGYNRAKVEIEKRDIVNNSYVRDQGPSDLWATINVRPFELANGDPVFDGEIFNGDDEDDRTLTNASLIYMWQDQSIERTREEVKVELNYQANFFEDSSWLNQSHMFLLGMSDLKATYESQSFTSGAGNHSSFLYRSPDDRSLIRFGEGIQDNGTASGVKAFSPLLPTNRNDAISYNQGYYGVWQGRFWNERITAIYGMRRDRNDQYLTDYTFEGGVQTSSNFRDPEAQSEDTTQIGLSIELIEGLSVFGLKSEGLEPNFDGKRDGYGNAISATKAESEEIGVKLNLLDGRIAATMSMYEIKVTGASTLSLWWAPAPAKGRYDPTKPTVYNISDVTNNQSHTDNLALFTAAQNAGMVQVVDGQTYITVLDGNGNDTAGAAYLDAIYEWGSQNGWPGWMFAGSSVNGTPANNASQDWAAGDVDYFADIVSVTESKGYEIQFLFSLTDNWQLLLNYANTERKVVDAGKFPKYPYPQDRWAIWYFPDGNWGLQGVSKEEAYTDPSDTSTWTGGPATTNGESLDDTPEHDFGFWTSYKFDSGVLEGLKLGFGGTYQSEREYLSGFTVSGDAVTDLNGNRIKLYTDTKLLLNAMARYDFEWKERPVYLQLNVDNLTDDKDLYGYVYESGLSWRLQAGFVF